The Microbacterium trichothecenolyticum sequence TCGGCGGGCATCTCGGCGGGGCTCCTGCTCAGCCGCTTCGTCGGAGGCACGCTGAGCGACCTCGTGGGCTGGCGGGGGGCGCTGCTGTGCCTCGCCGTGCTGCTGGTCGCGTGCGCGGCCCTCGTCGTCGCGGTCGTTCCACGGTCGTCGCCACGCGCACCGACGCCGTACCTCGCCGCGCTCCTCGGCCTGCCGCGACTGCTCCGGCAGCACGCGATGCTGCGGCGGGCGACGGCGACGGGAATGCTGTGGTTCTTCTCGTTCAACCTCGTGTGGGTGGCCCTCGCGGTGGAGCTGGCCGAACCGCCCTTCTCGCTCTCCCCCAGCGCGATCGGGCTCTACGGTCTCGTGGGCGCGCTCGGTCTCGTCGTCACGCGTGTCGCCGGGCAGCTGGCCGACCGCTTCGGAAGCGCGCGCGTGATCGCCGTCAGCCTGGCCGTTACTGCGGCATCCGCCCTGGTCCTCACCCTCACGCTGGGACAGCCCGTCCCCACGGCTCTGGCCCTGGCCACGTTCGATGCCGGATGCTTCGCCGCGCAGGTGGCGAACCAGTCCCGCGTCGTCGCACTCGACCCCGCGCGCTCGGGGAGCCTCAACGCCGCCTACCTCACGCTGTACTACGCGGCGGGAGCCGTCGGGGCGGGCATCGCCGGCGCGATCGTCACCGCGGGCGGGTGGCCCGCCGCCACCCTCACTGCGGCGGTGGCGACGGCGGGCGGGACATTGCTGTCGCGGGCGTCGCGACGGTGACGGCGAGAGGGGGCGTGCCTCGGCGCCGGCGAGCAGGCGCTCACACGGCCAGAAGAATCCCGCGGTCCGTCGACTCCGCCACCGGAACCGGCGGGGCGACGACGAGATCACCCAGACGCCGCTCACCCGCCGCGGGATCCGCCGACACCCGCAGCGCGAGCGCGCGAACCGATGCGACCGGCGCGGTGTCTCGTCGCGTGGGCGTTGCGAGCGTCCACACCGCTGCGCGCGGCTCCGCGGCGGCTGCGACGAGTGTTTCGAGCGCCCCGTTCACGGCATCCAGAATCCCCGTCAGCTGGTCATCGTGGCAACGCGCATCGTCGACGCCAATCCACTCGAGCAACTCGCGAACAGTCCACTCGGGGATGATTGGACTGGGAAAGACGGATTCGGATGCGATCGAGTGGTTCATTGGACCAGAATCGGTGACCATGACCCTCGTCGACAGAGCCACTTCCGCCCTGGTGGACCACCGCACGGCCCTCGTATCGGCCGAACAGCTCGCCCTCCGGCTCGGCCGCTGGGCGACGACCGAGGCGACCCTGTCGGCCAGTCTCGCC is a genomic window containing:
- a CDS encoding MFS transporter; the protein is MTAAERLSRTAVVVLAVAAGAAIANDYALQPAVGAIAVSMDATTARIAQAVAAAFAGYLAGLVLLVPLADRVSARTLLSAQLAALAGCLALAAASSTPAMLTVSLVLVGAATTVAAQSSAIVGRLAPPENRGAQLGTVSAGISAGLLLSRFVGGTLSDLVGWRGALLCLAVLLVACAALVVAVVPRSSPRAPTPYLAALLGLPRLLRQHAMLRRATATGMLWFFSFNLVWVALAVELAEPPFSLSPSAIGLYGLVGALGLVVTRVAGQLADRFGSARVIAVSLAVTAASALVLTLTLGQPVPTALALATFDAGCFAAQVANQSRVVALDPARSGSLNAAYLTLYYAAGAVGAGIAGAIVTAGGWPAATLTAAVATAGGTLLSRASRR